From the Primulina tabacum isolate GXHZ01 chromosome 15, ASM2559414v2, whole genome shotgun sequence genome, one window contains:
- the LOC142526367 gene encoding protein RETICULATA-RELATED 4, chloroplastic-like, which yields MASASFSRLATQIIVSPTPRSRNHRHWSPCSITHPLLATSTFSLKLKSRHSPRDHSFVSFSGGDGGGDEGGGGSGGSGGGRDGGSEGDAGKRNKAEAIMALVEVGRSLDSIPKDLAAAIEAGKVPGSIVYRFFELEKSPLFGWLLRFGGFKERLLADDLFLTKVAIECGVGIFTKTAAELERRREKFTKELDFVFADVVMAIIADFMLVWLPAPTVSLRPPLAITAGGLNKFFYGCPDNAFQVALAGTSYSFLQRIGAIVRNGGKLFVVGTGASLVGTGITNLLIATRKFIDKSYAGESEDVPILSTSVAYGVYMAVSSNLRYQILAGVIEQRILEPLLHQQKLILGAICFVVRTGNTFLGSLMWVDYARWIGIQPRE from the exons ATGGCAAGCGCCTCCTTTTCTCGCCTCGCAACCCAAATCATCGTTTCTCCGACCCCAAGAAGCAGAAATCACCGCCACTGGTCTCCGTGTTCCATCACTCATCCATTATTGGCTACCTCTACTTTTTCACTAAAACTCAAATCCCGTCATAGTCCACGTGACCATTCATTCGTCTCCTTCTCTGGTGGCGACGGAGGAGGAGATGAGGGCGGGGGCGGAAGTGGAGGCTCTGGTGGTGGCAGAGATGGAGGTAGCGAGGGAGATGCAGGAAAGAGGAACAAGGCGGAGGCTATCATGGCCTTGGTTGAAGTGGGAAGGTCATTGGATAGCATTCCCAAGGACTTAGCAGCCGCCATCGAAGCAGGGAAAGTTCCGGGTTCCATAGTGTATCGGTTTTTCGAGCTCGAGAAATCTCCTTTGTTCGGCTGGTTGCTCAGGTTTGGAGGGTTTAAGGAAAGATTGCTTGCAGATGATCTTTTCTTGACTAAAGTAGCCATTGAATGTGGTGTTGGGATATTTACCAAG ACTGCTGCAGAGCTGGAAAGGCGTCGAGAAAAGTTTACCAAGGAGCTGGATTTCGTCTTTGCTGATGTG GTAATGGCCATTATTGCAGATTTCATGCTTGTTTGGCTACCTGCTCCTACTGTTTCTCTCCGACCACCTCTAGCCATCACTGCAGGAGGTCTCAATAAATTCTTTTACGGGTGCCCGGATAATGCATTCCAG GTTGCCTTAGCAGGAACATCTTATTCATTTTTACAAAGAATAGGAGCAATAGTG AGAAATGGGGGGAAGCTTTTTGTAGTCGGAACTGGCGCGTCTCTG GTGGGCACAGGCATAACAAATCTGTTGATTGCTACGCGGAAGTTTATTGATAAGTCTTATGCCGGTGAATCCGAAGACGTGCCTATTCTATCGACAAGTGTTGCTTATGGTGTCTATATGGCAGTATCAAGCAACCTGAG GTACCAAATACTTGCTGGGGTAATCGAACAACGTATCTTAGAACCTTTACTGCACCAGCAGAAGCTCATTCTTGGTGCAATCTGTTTTGTTGTTCGAACTGGAAATACCTTTTTAGGATCATTGAT GTGGGTGGATTATGCACGTTGGATCGGAATACAACCCCGTGAATAG
- the LOC142526366 gene encoding uncharacterized protein LOC142526366: protein MDILYEPICPLITPCKYPADIIPFFSKSCCLHCYMKRANFPYFSSTDNKKMPVKDLFLSAIFQVVFDKLFSGLIFVFAHWDRIHVKLKNWSQRLSSIQAQIKDDAGETQWLRSAIDLAGEVTNLLDEMASFPGSEDLKETTRKILAYECLPSIGSTYGTQEEEDNIKLPRTYRGKSSKWKKKYRPRKLYQRKSIKWKKKHPPKHKKKVRTINKSVGVSSSTATKENHDQLIYSLVNPLASRIAALMSQRKTDYCREIYQEKTPPQTHEHIHEEQSSSLHKGEGMKKSVELNIQPTTSATLDSTLGKVTELQTCMERRFVELEKMLRRVLSCIEKRDASPICAQNRKRQRAPKLPPAKRRKTKGPEVAKHPSPPGSNVPSTPVVDATSNTPTLFFCSFVL from the exons ATGGATATACTCTATGAACCCATTTGTCCACTTATCACACCATGCAAATATCCTGCTGACATCATTCCTTtcttcagcaaatcttgctgtTTACACTGTTATATGAAGAGAGCTAATTTCCCTTATTTTTCATCCACCGATAACAAGAAAATGCCAGTGAAAGATCTTTTTCTTTCTGCAATTTTTCAGGTGGTCTTTGATAAGTTGTTCTCAGGTCTGATATTCGTGTTCGCCCATTGGGATAGGATTCACGTGAAGCTCAAGAATTGGAGCCAAAGGTTGTCGTCTATTCAAGCACAGATCAAAGATGACGCAGGGGAGACGCAGTGGCTTCGCAGTGCCATAGATTTGGCTGGCGAGGTGACTAACTTATTGGATGAGATGGCATCGTTTCCAGGGTCGGAGGATCTCAAGGAGACTACGAGAAAG ATACTTGCATATGAATGTCTTCCTAGCATTGGAAGTACATATGGAACACAAGAAGAGGAAGATAACATAAAACTTCCTCGTACGTACCGGGGGAAATCAAGTAAGTGGAAGAAAAAGTATCGTCCAAGGAAGTTGTACCAGCGGAAATCAATCAAGTGGAAGAAGAAGCATCCcccaaaacacaagaaaaaagTAAGAACTATTAACAAGTCAGTGGGGGTTAGTTCATCGACAGCAACCAAGGAGAACCATGATCAGTTAATCTATTCCTTGGTCAACCCTTTGGCATCCCGCATTGCAGCTTTGATGTCACAGAGAAAGACAGATTATTGCAGGGAAATTTATCAGGagaaaactccacctcaaaCGCATGAGCACATTCATGAAGAACAATCCTCTTCCCTACATAAAGGGGAAGGCATGAAAAAATCAGTGGAGTTAAATATCCAGCCAACAACGTCAGCAACACTGGATTCTACCTTGGGGAAGGTTACAGAATTACAGACTTGCATGGAAAGAAGGTTTGTAGAGCTGGAGAAGATGCTTCGCCGTGTTCTCAGTTGCATTGAGAAGCGAGATGCGTCCCCAATTTGTGCACAGAACCGCAAAAGACAACGTGCCCCTAAGCTTCCACCAGCAAAGAGACGAAAGACAAAAGGTCCTGAAGTGGCTAAGCATCCATCTCCACCAGGGTCCAATGTACCTTCCACTCCTGTTGTTGACGCCACAAGCAACACTCCTACCCTGTTTTTTTGTTCTTTCGTATTGTGA